The sequence below is a genomic window from Fibrobacter sp..
CATCATGAAGGAACTTCAGTAAAGCTATAAGAAAATCCGGAATTCTCAATAAAAAAACCTTCTGACAGAAGTCAGAAGGTTTTTTTGGGGGTTAGGAGGAGAACAAAGAGTTCTTGAACACAAAGTTATGAATTTTTACCTGGGTGTACCATATTTTTCTTTATATACCCAAAACAAGTGTTGAGAACTTCTCAATTTTCTCAAAACGCCATTTTTGGGCTGATTTTGAGGAATCTTTGATTTTTGGATGAGTTGTTTTTGCTAAATTTGTAAATATGAAGAAGTTTGTTGCGCCTGTAATACTGCTTTTGCTGGCATCTGCCCTGGTTGCTTTCCTTACTTTGGATTTCGGATCCAGGTCCTCTTTTGATGCTGACGCCTACCTTTCTGCCCGAGCAAAGATTGATTCCCTTGAAATTGCTCTTTGGAATGCCCAGAGCAATCCCGAAGCCCAGGTGGCTATTCGTGGCGAATTGGAACGTTCCTGGGAGGAACTTTCCGCCATGAGGGCTGCTCCCACTGAATCTCCGGAGGCTGATGGAGAGGCTGCCCCTGCCGAATCTAAGGGCATGTCTTCCGATGTTATTATGTGGATTGCCGCAGGCGCAGTGGCAGTCGTTCTCTGTATCGTTATTCTGGTTTTGATTCTTAGACACCGTAAGGAAGTGGTTACCCGCCAGATGGAAGCTGTCAAGGCAGAACGTTTCAAGGAAGCCAAGGCAAGCGAAGAAGCTCCCACCCTTACGCCCCGTCCCCGTCAGCCTAAGCGCTCCATCATTGCCGATGCTGAAGCTTATGCTGCCAAGAAGCGCGAAACCATGGCTCAGCAGCCTGTGGAAAAGACTGTTGCTCCAACGGATTCCGAGCAGAAGGTTGCCTTCGAAGACGAAAATGGCGTTGTCGAGAACAAGATCCTTACGGGAAGCTTTGACAAGCCGACCCTTCGCCCCACAGCCAAGGAACGTATCACTTCCGCAGTGCAGAACCTCTCCAACGTGTTCCGTTCTCCCCGTGGCATTTCTAGGGATCGTACCATGAGCATCCGTGCCCAGAGCCGTAACGTTACCGGCGATCCTAACTTGATGGGCAGCAGCCCGCTGGAAACTACCCGCTTTGATCGCGAATCTACCGAGAAGGTCAAGATTCTGCAGATGTCTCGCCGCGGTTTCCCGGCATCCGCTATTGCATCCCAGCTCAAGATTCCTCAGGAAAAGGTCGAAGCCGTCATTAGGGACGCCCAGGCCTAGTTCTTCATGCGTTATCGTTTCCGTTGCGAGTATCTAGGTAGTGCCTTTCACGGCTGGCAGGCCCAGAATGAAGGCGGCAAGACCAAGTTTGTAACGGTTCAGTCTGCGCTGGAGGAAGCCTTCTCCATCGCCTTACGTACGCCTATCCGCATTACAGGTTCCGGTCGAACCGATACTGGCGTCCATGCCCGCGGTCAGTGCGTCCATTTTGACTATGACGGCGAACTTGATGCCTTCAAAACGGTAAACTCCATAAATGGCCTTACCAAGCGGCTGATTCGAATTCGCGACCTGGAGCCTTGCGATCCGGAATTCCATTCCCGCTACGATGCCTTGTGCAGGTACTACCAGTATACCATGTATACCCGTCCTGTGGCGCTGCTTCGGGATTTTGGCTGGGAATGCGGTTCCCAGAATATGGACCTGGAACGTATGGAGAAGGAGGCGGAATCCTTCCTGGGTCATCACGACTTTATTGACTTCTGCATTCC
It includes:
- the truA gene encoding tRNA pseudouridine(38-40) synthase TruA, with protein sequence MRYRFRCEYLGSAFHGWQAQNEGGKTKFVTVQSALEEAFSIALRTPIRITGSGRTDTGVHARGQCVHFDYDGELDAFKTVNSINGLTKRLIRIRDLEPCDPEFHSRYDALCRYYQYTMYTRPVALLRDFGWECGSQNMDLERMEKEAESFLGHHDFIDFCIPRNDGKPTDCILTEFRLERLNDWSCMFHIKGNRFLHRQVRAMVGTLYDVGRGRLPLGTVNQIFEKNFQGERTWAPPQGLVLENVEYKDY